The nucleotide window GCAGAACCGACTCACAAGCAGGCGGACAAGCATAGTTCTAAACACCATTTTCGAATCCATCCCTGCAATACCTCACTCAAAATAAAATAAACGGACGAAGGAATCCTACAAACGAAATTCTTAGCTTCAGAGCTAGCAAATATCGTAGTGCCGAAAATGGTTCCACCATATCAAAGTGTGGTGCACAACTGCACATCATTTATCCATCTCCCAGATAATAGCACTATCCTCTGCATGAATGAAGTGGCTATTAAGAATTAGAGTCTATGCAAAATACACACGCAATGCGAGTTTTCCAGACACGATGGTAATGTAAATCATTAAGAAAATAGAGTGAGTGATTTGATGATTTCTCCTGGCATGTACCTTTGATCTTTTTGTTTATCCACACCTCAATCAGCATTCCTGCACCAACTCCAGCAGCACACACGGCACCATAGATTGCCAGCGCGGAAGGCAAAGATCGCCGAGGCAGAAAATAACACTCAGGGACTTGTCTGAT belongs to Miscanthus floridulus cultivar M001 chromosome 4, ASM1932011v1, whole genome shotgun sequence and includes:
- the LOC136552739 gene encoding uncharacterized protein encodes the protein MASEDSKDMLKNVDWKTVGGAVTTESSQPVVKKRLPKKIRQVPECYFLPRRSLPSALAIYGAVCAAGVGAGMLIEVWINKKIKEDSAIIWEMDK